CTCACGCTCGCCCCGGGCGGCTTTTCGAGCATCACATGCTTGCCGGCCTCAAGCGCCGCGCGGGCCTGCGCGTAGCGCACCTGCGGTGGGGCGCACAGCGAGACGGCGTCGAGCTCAGGCTCGGCGGCGAGCAGCGCATCGATGTCAGCATAGTTGCGCACCTGCTCGACCTGCGTGCTGCGACTCGCGCATGCGACCAGCGCAAAGCCCGCGTTTGCCGCGATAGCAGGCAGATGCTGGTCGCGGGCGATCTTGCCGATGCCGGCCACCGCCAGCGTAAAAGTCGAATTCATGGTGTTTCTCCGGCCAATGTTCGCTGAGCCAAAGCGATTCGCCAAAGGCAGCCGCGGCTAGTTGTCATCACTCCAATCCTGCAAAAAATAGCGTTCCTCGAAGGCCCCGCCTTCACGATTCACGTGTGGATCCGCCTTCGGCGCGCGGCGCCGGGCGTAACCTCGCGTTACGGCGCGCGCGGCGTTTCCGGCTTGCCTGCAAAGCGGCGCCGCATGTTCAGCGGGTTGGCGTCGCGCAGCGCGTCGGGCAGCAGGCTCTCGGCGAGATTCTGGTAGCACACGGGGCGCAGGAAGCGCTCGATCGCGGCCGTGCCAACCGATGTGCTGCGGCCATCCGAGGTCGCCGGAAATGGGCCGCCGTGGACCATCGCGTCGCACACTTCCACCCCCGTCGGAAAGCCGTTCGCGAGCACGCGGCCCGCCTTGCGCTCGATGAGCGGCAGGAGCGTGTGCGCAAGTTCGGCGTCGATGGCCTCCATGTGCAGCGTGATCGTCAGCTGGCCTTCGATTTTGCGCAGCACCGCGCGCAACTCGACCGCATCCGCGCATTCCACGAGCACGCTGCTCGGACCGAACACCTCTTCGCCGAGCGTCGGATCGGTGAGCAGATCGCTCGCGTTCACGCGCAGGAGCGCCGCCTGGGCACGTCCCGGCGCTGCCGCGCCGCGCGCGAGCGTCGTTACTTTCGGATGCTGCATAAGACGCTCGATGCCGCGCTCGTACGCGCGCAGGATGCCTGCCGCGAGCATGACGCCGGCAGGCGCGGCGCTGAAGTCGCGTGCGGCGTTGGCGGCGAAGGTGTCGAACCCGGCGCCCGCAAGGCCAAGCATCAAGCCCGGATTCGTGCAGAACTGCCCGCAGCCGAGTGTCGCGGACGCGACGAACTCGCGCGCCAACGTTTCGCCACGCGCGGCGAGCGCGCCCGGCAGCAGCAGGTTCGGATTCACGCTGCTCATTTCGGCGTAGACCGGAATCGGTTCGGCACGCGCCGCCGCGAGCTTCACCAGCGCGAGACCGCCCGCGCGCGAACCGGTGAAGCCCACCGCACGGATCGCCGGATGCTGCACCAGGGCGCTGCCGGTTTCGTGGCCCGCGTCGAACAGAAGGGCAAAGACGCCCGCGGGCAACCCGGCCGCCGCAACGGCCGCCTGGATTGCGCGTCCAACGAGTTCAGAGGTGCCCGGATGCGCCGGATGCGCCTTCACGACGACGGGACAGCCCGCCGCCAGCGCCGAGGCCGTATCGCCGCCCGCCACCGAAAACGCCAGCGGGAAATTGCTCGCGCCGAACACCGCGACGGGGCCGACACCGATGCGCCAGAAGCGCAGATCGGTGCGCGGCGGCTGACGGTCGGGCAGAGCGGGCTCGATGCGCGCGTCGAGTGCGTCGCCGCTGCGCACGAGCGCCGCGAACATGCGCAGCTGATTCGCGGTGCGCGCGCGCTCGCCTTCGAGGCGCGCACGCGGCAGGCCGCTTTCGGCCATCGCGCGTTCGATCAGTGGATCGCCCAATGCTTCGATGCGCGCCGCGCAATCGTCGAGGAATTGCGCGCGCTTTTCGGCGGACAGTGCGCGATAGAGGTCGAACGCTTCGTCTGCGAGTTCACACGCCGCGTCGACGTCGGCGCTCAAGGCGCTATGAAAAACCGGCTGTGCAATGGGTTCGTTCGTTGCGGCGTCAAGCGCCTGGAACGGCGCACCGGCGCCGCGCCGCGCCTCGCCCGCGATCAGCAGTTCGCCCGTCAGTTGCATCGTCATGCTTCGTGCTCCCAATCAGTG
This genomic stretch from Paraburkholderia caffeinilytica harbors:
- a CDS encoding aldehyde dehydrogenase (NADP(+)) — translated: MQLTGELLIAGEARRGAGAPFQALDAATNEPIAQPVFHSALSADVDAACELADEAFDLYRALSAEKRAQFLDDCAARIEALGDPLIERAMAESGLPRARLEGERARTANQLRMFAALVRSGDALDARIEPALPDRQPPRTDLRFWRIGVGPVAVFGASNFPLAFSVAGGDTASALAAGCPVVVKAHPAHPGTSELVGRAIQAAVAAAGLPAGVFALLFDAGHETGSALVQHPAIRAVGFTGSRAGGLALVKLAAARAEPIPVYAEMSSVNPNLLLPGALAARGETLAREFVASATLGCGQFCTNPGLMLGLAGAGFDTFAANAARDFSAAPAGVMLAAGILRAYERGIERLMQHPKVTTLARGAAAPGRAQAALLRVNASDLLTDPTLGEEVFGPSSVLVECADAVELRAVLRKIEGQLTITLHMEAIDAELAHTLLPLIERKAGRVLANGFPTGVEVCDAMVHGGPFPATSDGRSTSVGTAAIERFLRPVCYQNLAESLLPDALRDANPLNMRRRFAGKPETPRAP